A region of Campylobacter armoricus DNA encodes the following proteins:
- the rplK gene encoding 50S ribosomal protein L11, with protein sequence MAKKVVGEIKLQIAATKANPSPPVGPALGQQGVNIMEFCKAFNERTKDMAGFNIPVVITVYADKSFTFITKQPPATDLIKKAAGISKGTDNPLKNKVGKLTKAQVLEIVDKKIADMNTKDREQAAKIIMGSARSMGVEIVD encoded by the coding sequence ATGGCTAAAAAAGTCGTAGGTGAAATAAAATTACAAATAGCTGCTACTAAGGCTAATCCATCACCTCCAGTTGGTCCTGCTCTAGGTCAACAAGGTGTTAATATTATGGAATTTTGTAAAGCGTTTAATGAAAGAACAAAAGATATGGCCGGTTTTAATATTCCAGTTGTTATCACTGTTTATGCAGATAAAAGCTTTACTTTTATTACAAAACAACCACCAGCAACTGATTTAATTAAAAAGGCTGCAGGTATTTCTAAGGGAACTGATAATCCTCTTAAAAATAAAGTTGGTAAATTAACTAAGGCTCAAGTTCTTGAAATTGTTGATAAAAAAATTGCAGATATGAATACAAAAGATAGAGAGCAAGCTGCTAAGATTATTATGGGTTCTGCTCGTTCTATGGGTGTAGAAATCGTAGATTAA
- the rplA gene encoding 50S ribosomal protein L1, whose product MSKNTKRFTELLKKIDSNKNYLMDEAINTVKTLASAKFDETVEIALKLNVDPRHADQMVRGSVVLPAGTGKKVRVAVIAKDAKADEAKNAGADIVGSDDLIEEIQKGNMNFDVLIATPNLMGLVGKVGRILGPKGLMPNPKTGTVTMDIAQAVNNAKNGQVNFRVDKQGNIHAGLGKVSFTQEQLKENITAFVKAINKHKPAAAKGRYIKNASISLTMSPSLSLDTQELLDTK is encoded by the coding sequence ATGTCTAAAAATACTAAAAGATTTACAGAATTATTAAAAAAAATAGATTCAAATAAAAATTATTTAATGGATGAAGCAATAAATACAGTTAAAACCCTTGCTTCTGCTAAATTTGATGAAACAGTGGAAATTGCATTAAAATTAAATGTTGATCCAAGACATGCTGATCAAATGGTAAGAGGTAGTGTTGTTTTACCTGCCGGTACAGGTAAAAAAGTTAGAGTTGCTGTTATAGCTAAAGATGCTAAAGCCGATGAAGCTAAAAATGCTGGTGCTGATATAGTTGGTAGTGATGATTTGATAGAGGAAATTCAAAAAGGAAATATGAATTTTGATGTGTTAATAGCTACTCCAAATTTAATGGGCTTAGTTGGTAAAGTAGGTCGTATTTTAGGTCCTAAAGGTTTAATGCCAAACCCAAAAACTGGAACGGTAACTATGGATATTGCACAGGCTGTAAATAATGCCAAAAATGGACAAGTGAATTTCCGTGTAGATAAACAAGGAAATATCCATGCAGGTTTGGGTAAAGTTAGTTTTACTCAAGAACAACTAAAAGAAAATATAACAGCTTTTGTTAAAGCAATTAATAAGCATAAACCAGCTGCTGCAAAAGGAAGATATATTAAAAATGCTAGTATTTCTTTAACTATGAGCCCTTCTCTTTCTCTTGATACTCAAGAATTACTTGACACAAAATAA
- the rplJ gene encoding 50S ribosomal protein L10, whose product MTKSQKIELVSKLEENFKVSEAVIVCNYKGLNTKKLEELRNNAREMDVKVQIIKNTLASIALKNAGKDGMELKDTNIYLWGEDQLNVSKVADKFSEANQAFEIKTAFIEGEIASVDKVKALAKMPSRNELLAMLLQVWNAPITNFTIGLNALKEKKEAE is encoded by the coding sequence ATGACAAAAAGCCAAAAGATTGAACTTGTTTCTAAACTTGAAGAAAATTTTAAAGTTAGTGAAGCTGTTATAGTTTGTAACTATAAAGGTTTAAATACTAAAAAACTTGAAGAGTTAAGAAATAATGCAAGAGAAATGGATGTTAAAGTTCAAATTATAAAAAACACTTTAGCAAGTATTGCTCTTAAAAATGCCGGTAAAGATGGAATGGAACTTAAAGATACTAATATTTATCTTTGGGGTGAAGACCAGCTAAATGTTTCAAAAGTTGCTGATAAATTTAGTGAAGCAAATCAAGCGTTTGAAATTAAAACGGCATTTATTGAAGGTGAAATTGCTTCAGTGGATAAAGTTAAAGCTTTAGCTAAAATGCCTTCTCGCAATGAATTACTTGCTATGCTTTTGCAAGTTTGGAATGCACCAATTACCAATTTTACAATTGGATTAAATGCATTAAAAGAAAAAAAAGAAGCTGAATAA
- the rplL gene encoding 50S ribosomal protein L7/L12, with protein sequence MAITKEDVLEFISNLSVLELSELVKEFEEKFGVSAAPVMVAGTAVAGGAAGGAAEEKTEFDIVLQDGGDKKINVIKVVRALTGLGLKEAKDAVEQTPSVLKEGVSKAEAEEAKKQLEEAGAKVELK encoded by the coding sequence ATGGCAATTACTAAAGAAGATGTATTAGAATTTATTTCTAACTTAAGTGTTCTTGAGCTTTCAGAGCTAGTAAAAGAATTTGAAGAAAAATTTGGCGTTTCTGCTGCTCCGGTTATGGTTGCAGGTACTGCTGTTGCTGGCGGTGCTGCTGGCGGTGCTGCTGAAGAAAAAACCGAGTTTGATATTGTATTACAAGATGGTGGTGATAAAAAAATCAATGTGATTAAAGTTGTTCGTGCTTTAACCGGTCTTGGACTAAAAGAAGCAAAAGATGCAGTTGAGCAAACTCCATCAGTTCTTAAAGAAGGTGTTAGTAAGGCAGAAGCTGAAGAGGCTAAGAAACAACTTGAAGAAGCTGGTGCTAAGGTTGAGCTTAAATAA
- the rpoB gene encoding DNA-directed RNA polymerase subunit beta, giving the protein MLNSKSGNRLRIDFSNVPQQIDIPNLLQLQKKSFDYFLNIDEKNSESGIEKVFKSIFPIHDPQNRLSLEYVSSEVGKPKYTIRECMERGLTYSVNLKMKIRLTLHEKDEKTGEKIGIKDIKEQEIYIREIPLMTDRISFIINGVERVVVNQLHRSPGVIFKEEESTTVANKLVYTAQIIPDRGSWLYFEYDAKDVLYVRINKRRKIPITILFRALGYKKQDIIKLFYPIQTIHIKKDKFLTQFNPNDFLDRVEYDLKDEKGNVIHQAGKRMTRKKAEQLVKDGIKWVEYPVEILTNRYLANPIINKETGEVLFDSLTLLDDAKIAKIKDEEKQFDIANDLANGVDAAIINSFIQDNETLKLLKQTENIDDENDLAAIRIYKVMRPGEPVVKDAARAFVNDLFFNPERYDLTKVGRMKMNHKLGLDTPEYVTVLTNEDIVKTAKYLIKVKNGRGHIDDRDHLGNRRIRSIGELLANELHIGLAKMQKSIRDKFTALNADIDKVMPYDLINPKTITVTIMEFFTGGQLSQFMDQTNPLSEVTHKRRLSALGEGGLVKERAGFEVRDVHATHYGRICPVETPEGQNIGLINTLSTYAKVNDLGFVEAPYKKVENGKVSNEIVYLTATQEEGLVIAAASTKIDDKGNIVEEFVEARQDGETILARREEVHLIDLCSGMIVGVAASLIPFLEHDDANRALMGSNMQRQAVPLLTTQAPIVGTGMEKIVARDAWEAIKVKRSGIVEKVDNKNIFILGEDENGPFIDHYKMEKNLRTNQNTTFIQHPIVKKGEFVQAGQIVADGPSMDQGELAIGKNALIAFMPWHGYNYEDAIVISEKILREDTFTSVHIYEKEVEARELKDGVEEITKDIPNVKEEDLAHLDESGIAKIGTHIKPGMILVGKVSPKGEVKPTPEERLLRAIFGEKAGHVVNKSLYATASLEGVVVDVKIFTKKGYEKDARAVKAYDEEKLNLEKEHHDRLLMMDREETLRVCSLLSKSALNSDEEINGKKYKKGAKVDIKELEKINRFALNSLIKAYSKDVQKVYDDLKNHFQNEKKKLKTEHDEKLEILEKDDILPSGVVKLVKVYIATKRKLKVGDKMAGRHGNKGIVSNIVPEVDMPYLPDGRPIDIALNPLGVPSRMNIGQILESHLGIVGMRLGDQIQEIFDRKQKDFVKELREKILEICDVSRLKIEKKFIQTLSDEQLITYARDWAKGVKFATPVFEGVTVEEFSKLFEMAKISMDGKSELYDGRTGEKMAERVHVGCMYMLKLHHLVDEKVHARSTGPYSLVTQQPVGGKALFGGQRFGEMEVWALEAYGAAHTLREMLTIKSDDVEGRFSAYKALTKGENVPATGIPETFFVLTNELKSLALDVEIFDKDENNE; this is encoded by the coding sequence ATGTTAAATTCAAAATCAGGAAATCGTTTAAGAATAGACTTCTCGAATGTTCCACAACAAATAGACATTCCAAATTTATTACAATTACAAAAAAAGAGTTTTGATTATTTTTTAAACATTGATGAGAAAAATTCAGAAAGTGGAATTGAAAAAGTATTTAAATCTATTTTTCCAATTCATGATCCGCAAAATAGATTAAGTTTAGAATATGTAAGTAGCGAAGTAGGTAAACCTAAATATACTATTAGAGAGTGTATGGAAAGAGGACTGACTTATTCAGTGAATTTAAAGATGAAAATTCGTCTTACTTTGCACGAAAAAGATGAGAAAACTGGTGAAAAAATCGGTATAAAAGATATCAAAGAGCAAGAAATTTATATTAGAGAAATTCCTTTAATGACAGATAGAATTTCTTTTATAATTAATGGTGTAGAAAGAGTTGTTGTTAATCAACTTCATAGAAGCCCGGGTGTTATTTTTAAAGAAGAAGAAAGTACTACCGTTGCTAATAAATTAGTATATACAGCTCAAATTATACCAGATAGAGGATCTTGGCTTTATTTTGAATATGATGCTAAAGATGTTCTTTATGTGCGTATAAACAAAAGAAGAAAAATTCCTATTACAATATTATTTAGAGCACTTGGCTATAAAAAACAAGATATTATAAAATTATTTTACCCTATACAAACTATCCATATAAAAAAAGATAAATTTTTAACCCAATTTAATCCAAATGATTTTTTAGATAGAGTCGAATATGACTTAAAAGATGAAAAAGGAAATGTTATTCATCAAGCTGGTAAAAGAATGACTAGGAAAAAAGCTGAACAACTTGTAAAAGATGGTATTAAATGGGTTGAATATCCAGTTGAAATTTTAACAAATAGATATTTAGCAAATCCAATTATTAATAAAGAAACTGGAGAAGTTTTATTTGATTCATTAACACTTTTAGATGATGCAAAAATAGCTAAAATAAAGGATGAAGAGAAACAATTTGATATTGCTAATGATTTGGCAAATGGCGTTGATGCTGCTATTATTAATTCGTTTATTCAAGATAATGAAACTTTAAAATTATTGAAACAAACTGAAAATATAGATGATGAAAATGATTTAGCAGCAATTAGAATATATAAAGTGATGAGACCGGGAGAGCCTGTTGTAAAAGATGCAGCTAGAGCATTTGTAAATGATCTATTTTTTAATCCAGAAAGGTATGATCTAACCAAAGTTGGTCGTATGAAAATGAATCATAAATTAGGTTTAGATACGCCTGAGTATGTCACAGTTTTAACTAATGAAGATATAGTAAAAACCGCAAAATACCTTATTAAAGTAAAAAATGGTAGAGGTCATATTGATGATAGAGATCATTTGGGTAATCGTCGTATAAGATCTATTGGCGAACTTTTAGCAAATGAGCTTCATATAGGTTTAGCTAAAATGCAAAAATCTATTAGAGATAAATTTACAGCTTTAAATGCTGATATTGATAAAGTTATGCCTTATGATTTAATCAATCCTAAAACAATCACTGTAACTATTATGGAATTTTTTACAGGTGGTCAATTATCTCAATTTATGGATCAAACCAATCCATTAAGTGAGGTTACTCATAAGCGTCGTTTGTCAGCTCTTGGTGAAGGTGGCTTAGTAAAAGAAAGAGCGGGTTTTGAAGTGCGTGATGTTCATGCAACACATTATGGAAGAATTTGCCCTGTTGAAACTCCAGAAGGGCAAAATATCGGATTGATTAATACTCTTTCAACATATGCTAAAGTAAATGATTTAGGTTTTGTTGAAGCACCTTATAAAAAAGTTGAAAATGGTAAAGTTAGTAATGAAATTGTATATTTAACTGCTACTCAGGAAGAAGGTTTAGTTATTGCAGCAGCATCAACAAAAATAGATGATAAAGGTAATATTGTAGAAGAATTTGTTGAAGCAAGACAAGATGGAGAAACAATTTTAGCTAGAAGAGAAGAGGTGCATTTGATAGATCTTTGCTCTGGTATGATAGTAGGTGTTGCCGCTTCTTTAATTCCATTTTTAGAACATGATGATGCAAACAGAGCATTAATGGGTTCTAATATGCAACGTCAAGCAGTACCGCTTTTAACAACCCAAGCTCCAATTGTTGGAACAGGTATGGAAAAAATAGTTGCTCGAGATGCTTGGGAAGCTATTAAGGTCAAAAGATCTGGTATAGTCGAAAAAGTTGATAATAAAAATATTTTTATACTAGGTGAAGATGAAAATGGTCCATTTATTGATCATTATAAAATGGAAAAAAATCTAAGAACAAATCAAAATACGACTTTTATTCAACATCCTATTGTTAAAAAAGGTGAATTTGTTCAAGCTGGACAGATTGTCGCTGATGGTCCAAGTATGGATCAAGGCGAGCTTGCTATCGGTAAAAATGCGCTAATTGCTTTTATGCCTTGGCATGGATATAACTATGAGGATGCTATTGTAATTAGTGAGAAAATTTTACGCGAAGATACTTTTACTAGCGTTCATATATATGAAAAAGAAGTTGAAGCTAGAGAGCTTAAAGACGGTGTGGAAGAAATTACAAAAGATATTCCAAATGTTAAAGAAGAAGATTTGGCACATCTTGATGAAAGTGGTATTGCTAAAATAGGAACTCATATAAAGCCTGGTATGATTTTAGTAGGCAAAGTTTCACCAAAGGGTGAAGTGAAACCAACTCCAGAAGAAAGGCTCTTAAGGGCTATTTTTGGAGAAAAAGCAGGACATGTTGTAAATAAATCATTGTATGCAACCGCCTCATTAGAAGGTGTTGTTGTAGATGTAAAAATCTTTACTAAAAAAGGTTATGAAAAAGATGCACGTGCAGTGAAAGCCTATGATGAAGAAAAATTAAATTTGGAAAAAGAACATCATGATAGACTTTTAATGATGGATAGAGAAGAAACCTTAAGAGTATGTTCTTTGCTTTCTAAGTCCGCTTTAAATTCAGATGAAGAAATAAATGGTAAAAAATACAAAAAAGGTGCAAAAGTAGATATTAAAGAGCTTGAGAAAATTAATCGTTTTGCTTTAAATTCTTTAATTAAAGCTTATTCTAAAGATGTGCAAAAAGTATATGATGATTTAAAAAATCACTTCCAAAATGAGAAGAAAAAACTTAAAACAGAACATGATGAAAAATTAGAAATTTTAGAAAAAGATGATATTTTACCAAGTGGAGTAGTGAAGCTTGTAAAAGTATATATTGCAACAAAAAGAAAATTAAAAGTTGGTGATAAAATGGCTGGGCGCCATGGTAACAAAGGTATAGTATCTAATATTGTTCCAGAAGTTGATATGCCATATTTACCAGATGGTAGACCTATTGACATAGCTTTGAATCCTTTGGGGGTTCCAAGCCGTATGAATATAGGTCAAATTCTTGAGAGTCACTTGGGTATAGTAGGTATGAGGTTAGGAGATCAAATCCAAGAAATATTTGATAGAAAGCAAAAAGACTTTGTAAAAGAATTGCGTGAAAAAATTCTTGAGATTTGTGATGTGTCTAGACTTAAAATTGAGAAAAAATTTATACAAACTCTTAGCGATGAACAATTAATTACTTATGCTAGAGATTGGGCCAAGGGTGTAAAATTTGCAACTCCTGTTTTTGAGGGTGTAACAGTTGAAGAATTTAGTAAGCTTTTTGAGATGGCGAAAATTTCCATGGATGGTAAAAGTGAGCTTTATGATGGAAGAACTGGTGAAAAAATGGCAGAACGTGTCCATGTTGGATGTATGTATATGCTTAAATTACACCACTTAGTAGATGAAAAAGTTCATGCAAGAAGTACTGGACCTTATAGTCTTGTAACGCAACAACCAGTTGGTGGAAAAGCATTATTTGGAGGGCAAAGGTTTGGTGAGATGGAAGTTTGGGCTTTAGAAGCTTATGGTGCTGCACATACTTTAAGAGAAATGCTAACAATAAAATCTGATGATGTTGAGGGTAGATTTAGTGCTTATAAAGCTTTGACAAAAGGTGAGAATGTTCCAGCAACAGGTATTCCAGAAACATTCTTTGTACTTACAAATGAATTGAAATCTCTTGCTTTAGATGTTGAGATTTTTGATAAGGATGAAAATAATGAGTAA
- the rpoC gene encoding DNA-directed RNA polymerase subunit beta' yields MSKFKPIEIKEDGRPRDFEAFQLRLASPEKIKSWSYGEVKKPETINYRTLKPERDGLFCAKIFGPVRDYECLCGKYKKMRFKGIKCEKCGVEVTSSKVRRSRMGHIELVTPVAHIWYVNSLPSRIGTLLGVKMKDLERVLYYEAYIVETPGDAYYDNENTKKVEFCDVLNEEQYLNLMQRYESSGFKARMGGEVVRDLLANLDLVELLNQLKEDIAATNSEAKKKTIIKRLKVVENFLNSNLNTNTNSDEVVPNRPEWMMITNLPVLPPDLRPLVALDGGKFAVSDVNDLYRRVINRNTRLKRLMELDAPEIIIRNEKRMLQEAVDALFDNGRRANAVKGANKRPLKSLSEIIKGKQGRFRQNLLGKRVDFSGRSVIVVGPKLRMDQCGLPKKMALELFKPHLLAKLEEKGYATTVKQAKKMIENKTNEVWECLEEVVKGHPVMLNRAPTLHKLSIQAFHPVLVEGKAIQLHPLVCAAFNADFDGDQMAVHVPLSQEAIAECKVLMLSSMNILLPASGRSVTVPSQDMVLGIYYLSLEKDGAKGEHKICTGIEEVMIALEAKSLDIHASIKSVVDGRKVTTTAGRLIIKSILPDFVPENMWNKVMKKKDIAALVDYVYKVGGLEVSASFLDKLKDLGFEYATKAGISISIADIIVPKQKQKSIDEAKKQVREIQNSYNLGLITSGERYNKIIDIWKSTNNVLSKDMMDLIKKDKEGFNSIYMMADSGARGSAAQISQLAAMRGLMAKPDGSIIETPIISNFREGLNVLEYFISTHGARKGLADTALKTANAGYLTRKLIDVAQNVKVTMDDCGSHEGVEINEITADGVVIETLEERILGRVLAENIIDSITNEILFSEGTLIDEEKARIIVESGIKSVSIRTPITCKAKKGVCSKCYGINLGEGKLVKPGEAVGIISAQSIGEPGTQLTLRTFHSGGTASTDLQDRQVVAHKEGFVRFYNLNTYKDRQGKTIVANHRNAAILLVEPKIKAPFKGVIHIEYAYEDVVVSVKSKNNEAKFILRKYDLAKANELAGVSGNIEGKLYIPYNDGSEVAENESIVEVIKEGWNIPNRIPYASELLVKDGDPITQDIVAGAKGTLKFYMLKGDGLDRIRNLKKGDIVKEKGVFVVIADENDREAKRHYIPRDSVIEFDDSAFIDNSKTIIAKSSKEDKTIIAEWDAYNNTVIAEVAGVVSFEDIESGYSADEQIDEATGKRSLVINEYLPSGVRPAILVMGDKDKIVRYQLEPKTVVYVNDGDKVKQADILAKTPKAATKSKDITGGLPRVSELFEARKPKNTAVVAEIDGVVRFDKPLRSKERIIIQAEDGSSAEYLIDKSKRIQVRDGEFIHAGEKLTDGVISSHDVLRILGEKALHYYLISEIQQVYRGQGVVISDKHIEIIVSQMLRQVKIVDSGHTNFIVGDLVSRRKFREENERILRYGGEPAVAEPVLLGVTRAAIGSDSVISAASFQETTKVLTEASIAGKFDYLEDLKENVILGRMIPVGTGLYGDQNLKLKQQK; encoded by the coding sequence ATGAGTAAATTTAAACCTATCGAAATAAAAGAAGATGGCAGACCTAGAGACTTTGAAGCTTTTCAATTAAGACTAGCATCTCCAGAAAAAATTAAATCATGGTCTTATGGTGAAGTAAAAAAACCTGAAACTATTAATTATAGAACTTTAAAGCCCGAAAGAGATGGACTTTTTTGTGCTAAAATTTTTGGACCAGTAAGAGATTATGAGTGTCTTTGTGGAAAATATAAGAAAATGCGTTTTAAGGGTATTAAGTGTGAGAAATGTGGAGTTGAAGTTACTAGTTCTAAAGTACGCCGTTCAAGAATGGGTCATATTGAGCTAGTTACTCCAGTTGCTCATATTTGGTATGTAAATTCATTACCAAGTCGTATAGGAACTTTACTTGGTGTAAAGATGAAAGATTTAGAGCGCGTACTATATTATGAAGCATATATAGTAGAAACTCCAGGTGATGCATATTATGACAATGAAAACACAAAAAAAGTTGAATTTTGTGATGTGCTGAATGAAGAGCAGTATTTAAATTTAATGCAACGCTATGAAAGCAGTGGTTTTAAAGCAAGAATGGGTGGTGAAGTTGTTAGAGATTTATTAGCAAATTTAGATCTTGTAGAGCTTTTAAATCAACTAAAAGAAGACATAGCGGCAACTAATTCAGAAGCTAAGAAAAAAACTATTATTAAAAGATTAAAAGTTGTTGAAAATTTCTTGAATAGTAATTTGAATACCAACACAAATAGTGATGAAGTGGTTCCAAATCGTCCTGAATGGATGATGATTACAAATTTACCTGTGTTACCACCTGATTTAAGACCTTTGGTAGCATTAGATGGTGGCAAATTTGCAGTTTCTGATGTAAATGATTTGTATAGAAGAGTTATCAATAGAAATACGCGTTTGAAAAGACTTATGGAACTTGATGCACCTGAGATTATTATTAGAAATGAAAAAAGAATGCTTCAAGAAGCTGTTGATGCTTTATTTGATAATGGTAGAAGAGCAAATGCTGTAAAAGGTGCAAACAAGCGTCCATTAAAATCTTTAAGTGAGATTATTAAAGGTAAGCAAGGTCGTTTTAGACAAAACTTACTTGGGAAAAGAGTGGATTTTTCAGGTCGTAGTGTTATAGTTGTGGGACCAAAGCTTAGAATGGATCAATGTGGTTTGCCTAAGAAAATGGCTTTGGAATTATTTAAGCCACATTTGTTAGCAAAGCTTGAAGAAAAAGGTTATGCAACTACTGTAAAACAAGCTAAAAAAATGATAGAAAACAAAACCAATGAAGTTTGGGAGTGTTTAGAAGAGGTGGTTAAAGGTCATCCTGTAATGCTTAACCGTGCACCAACCTTGCATAAACTTTCTATTCAAGCTTTCCATCCAGTGCTTGTAGAGGGTAAAGCAATTCAGCTTCATCCATTAGTATGTGCGGCATTTAATGCTGACTTTGACGGGGATCAAATGGCTGTGCATGTTCCTTTATCGCAAGAAGCAATAGCTGAATGCAAAGTATTGATGCTTTCTTCTATGAATATATTATTGCCTGCTAGTGGTAGATCAGTAACAGTTCCATCTCAAGATATGGTTTTAGGAATTTATTATTTATCTTTGGAAAAAGATGGTGCTAAGGGTGAGCATAAAATTTGTACTGGTATAGAAGAGGTTATGATTGCTTTAGAAGCTAAATCTTTAGATATACATGCAAGCATTAAGAGTGTTGTTGATGGTAGAAAAGTTACTACAACTGCTGGTAGATTGATTATTAAATCTATCTTGCCTGATTTTGTTCCAGAAAATATGTGGAACAAAGTAATGAAGAAAAAAGATATAGCTGCTTTGGTTGATTATGTTTATAAAGTAGGGGGATTAGAGGTTAGTGCTAGCTTTTTAGATAAACTTAAAGATCTTGGTTTTGAATATGCTACAAAAGCAGGTATTTCAATATCAATAGCAGATATAATCGTGCCAAAACAAAAACAAAAAAGTATTGATGAGGCTAAAAAACAAGTAAGGGAAATTCAAAATTCATACAATTTAGGTCTGATCACTTCAGGTGAAAGGTATAATAAGATTATTGACATTTGGAAAAGCACTAATAATGTTTTATCAAAAGATATGATGGATTTAATCAAAAAAGATAAAGAAGGATTCAACTCTATTTATATGATGGCTGATTCTGGTGCTAGAGGTTCTGCTGCTCAAATTTCACAGCTTGCTGCTATGAGAGGTCTTATGGCTAAACCTGATGGTTCTATTATAGAAACACCTATTATTTCAAATTTCCGTGAAGGACTTAATGTTCTTGAATATTTCATCTCTACTCATGGTGCTAGAAAAGGTTTAGCAGATACTGCTTTAAAAACAGCAAATGCTGGTTATTTAACAAGAAAGCTTATTGATGTTGCTCAAAATGTTAAAGTAACTATGGATGATTGTGGTTCACATGAAGGTGTCGAAATCAATGAAATTACAGCAGATGGTGTTGTAATTGAAACTTTAGAAGAGAGAATTTTAGGAAGAGTATTAGCTGAAAATATTATTGATTCTATTACCAATGAAATTTTATTTTCAGAAGGAACTTTAATAGATGAGGAAAAAGCTAGGATTATAGTTGAAAGTGGTATAAAGAGTGTAAGCATTAGAACTCCTATTACTTGTAAAGCCAAAAAAGGCGTATGTTCTAAATGTTACGGAATTAACTTGGGAGAAGGTAAATTAGTTAAACCAGGTGAAGCTGTAGGTATAATTTCAGCTCAATCAATTGGTGAGCCAGGTACCCAACTTACGCTTAGAACTTTCCATAGTGGTGGTACTGCAAGTACAGATTTGCAAGATCGTCAAGTTGTAGCACACAAGGAAGGTTTTGTAAGATTTTATAATCTTAACACATATAAAGATAGACAAGGCAAAACTATCGTTGCAAATCATCGTAATGCAGCTATTTTACTTGTTGAACCAAAGATCAAAGCACCATTTAAAGGAGTAATTCATATAGAATACGCTTATGAAGATGTAGTTGTAAGTGTTAAATCTAAAAATAATGAAGCTAAATTTATACTAAGAAAATATGACTTAGCAAAAGCAAATGAACTTGCTGGTGTAAGTGGTAATATAGAAGGTAAATTGTATATTCCTTATAATGATGGAAGCGAAGTAGCTGAAAATGAAAGCATTGTAGAAGTGATTAAAGAAGGCTGGAATATACCAAATCGTATTCCTTATGCAAGTGAATTGCTAGTAAAAGATGGAGATCCAATTACTCAAGATATTGTTGCAGGTGCTAAAGGAACACTTAAATTTTATATGCTTAAGGGTGATGGTTTAGACAGAATTAGAAATCTAAAAAAAGGTGATATAGTTAAAGAAAAAGGTGTGTTTGTTGTAATTGCTGATGAAAATGATAGAGAAGCAAAAAGACATTATATACCAAGAGATTCTGTAATTGAATTTGATGATAGTGCTTTTATAGATAATTCTAAAACTATTATTGCTAAATCAAGTAAAGAAGATAAAACGATTATTGCTGAATGGGATGCATACAATAACACAGTGATAGCAGAAGTAGCAGGAGTTGTTAGTTTTGAAGATATTGAGTCAGGTTATAGTGCTGATGAACAAATTGATGAAGCAACTGGAAAAAGATCTTTAGTGATTAATGAGTATTTACCAAGTGGTGTTCGTCCTGCTATATTAGTTATGGGTGATAAAGATAAAATAGTGCGTTATCAATTGGAGCCAAAAACCGTTGTATATGTAAATGATGGCGATAAAGTTAAGCAAGCAGATATTTTAGCTAAAACTCCAAAAGCTGCTACAAAATCAAAAGATATCACAGGTGGTCTTCCAAGGGTATCTGAACTATTTGAGGCAAGAAAACCAAAAAATACTGCTGTTGTAGCGGAAATTGATGGAGTTGTGAGATTTGATAAGCCTTTAAGATCAAAAGAAAGAATTATCATTCAAGCTGAAGATGGAAGTAGTGCAGAGTATTTGATTGATAAATCAAAACGCATTCAAGTAAGAGATGGAGAATTTATCCACGCAGGTGAAAAATTAACTGATGGAGTTATTTCAAGTCATGATGTTCTTAGAATTTTAGGTGAAAAAGCATTACATTATTATCTTATCTCTGAAATTCAGCAAGTTTATCGTGGTCAAGGCGTTGTGATTTCTGATAAACATATTGAAATCATCGTATCACAAATGCTAAGACAAGTAAAAATTGTTGATAGTGGTCATACTAATTTCATTGTGGGTGATTTGGTTTCAAGAAGAAAATTCAGAGAAGAAAATGAAAGAATTTTAAGATATGGTGGTGAACCTGCTGTGGCTGAGCCTGTATTGCTTGGGGTTACAAGAGCAGCTATTGGAAGTGATAGTGTGATTTCAGCTGCTTCATTCCAAGAAACAACGAAAGTTTTAACAGAAGCTAGTATTGCTGGTAAATTTGATTATCTTGAAGATTTAAAAGAAAATGTAATTTTAGGTCGTATGATTCCTGTTGGTACAGGTCTTTATGGAGATCAAAATTTAAAACTCAAACAACAAAAATGA
- a CDS encoding CatA-like O-acetyltransferase has translation MFAKKEQCFFPIITSGKIIKENKKFLIPFSINVNHATNDAYHIYVFRKTPRKP, from the coding sequence ATATTTGCAAAAAAAGAGCAATGTTTCTTTCCTATTATCACAAGTGGAAAGATTATAAAAGAAAATAAAAAATTTCTCATTCCTTTTAGTATTAATGTTAATCATGCCACCAATGATGCTTATCACATTTATGTTTTTAGAAAAACTCCAAGAAAACCTTAA